One window of the Misgurnus anguillicaudatus chromosome 8, ASM2758022v2, whole genome shotgun sequence genome contains the following:
- the nipa1 gene encoding magnesium transporter NIPA1 encodes MEEAPFPVAGVLIAVLSSFINGSTFVLQKKGILRARKSGRVYLADCVWWCGTLAMVVGQIGNFVAYNAAPAVVVTPLGALGVLFGAVLAAWVLQEHLNLIGKLGCALCCCGSVVLIIHSPKSENVTSRAELEERLMDPVFLVYISVVILLLILLIGWLSPAHGKSNIMVYVGICSLLGSFTVPSSKGLGLAAQEAFSGMPASDSRALYLFLGLLGILIVSILIQFTFINKALESFSSSMFEAIYYVTFTTCVILASAILFKEWTALGIVDCLGILCGFITVSVGVALLRISQDATLTWGQTKAKNE; translated from the exons ATGGAAGAAGCTCCATTTCCAGTCGCTGGTGTTTTAATTGCTGTTTTATCCAGTTTTATCAATGGATCTACGTTTGTGCTCCAGAAAAAGGGGATACTACGAGCCCGCAAATCAG GTCGGGTTTACCTAGCAGACTGTGTGTGGTGGTGTGGCACACTTGCAA TGGTTGTGGGACAAATAGGAAATTTTGTGGCATACAATGCTGCCCCAGCTGTTGTGGTCACTCCACTTGGAGCCCTGGGTGTCCTGTTTGG GGCCGTTCTGGCAGCCTGGGTGCTACAAGAACATCTGAATCTCATTGGGAAACTTGGTTGTGCTTTGTGCTGCTGTGGTTCAGTTGTACTCATCATCCATTCACCCAAATCTGAGAATGTCACATCAAGAGCAGAGCTAGAAGAGAGACTGATGGACCCAG TGTTCCTGGTTTATATATCAGTGGTGATCCTACTACTGATCCTTCTGATTGGCTGGCTCTCTCCAGCTCATGGAAAATCCAACATTATGGTGTACGTGGGCATCTGTTCCCTCCTTGGGAGTTTTACTGTACCCAGTAGCAAAGGTCTGGGACTGGCTGCCCAGGAGGCTTTTAGCGGGATGCCTGCAAGTGACAGCAGGGCACTTTACCTCTTCCTGGGGTTGCTGGGAATTCTCATAGTCAGTATATTAATCCAGTTCACCTTCATCAACAAAGCCTTGGAGAGCTTTAGTTCTAGCATGTTTGAAGCCATCTACTATGTGACTTTCACCACTTGTGTCATCCTGGCCTCTGCTATTCTTTTTAAGGAATGGACAGCACTTGGCATTGTGGACTGTTTGGGTATTCTTTGTGGTTTCATCACAGTATCCGTCGGCGTTGCCTTATTGCGTATCTCTCAAGATGCTACGCTTACTTGGGGCCAAACTAAGGCTAAAAATGAATAA